From one Paenibacillus terrae HPL-003 genomic stretch:
- a CDS encoding sigma-70 family RNA polymerase sigma factor translates to MGVYQLNKANASLTEQQFSDRLMGCKERMYRIAYSYVKNQQDALEIVSEASYKAFLSYKKLESLDYVETWIARIVINCAIDHLRRKKKYTYIEDSQHSLTSADSNISLEEKMDLYEALEVLKPEERSFIILKFFEGQRFKDVAEVLSLSENTVKSRFYRILNKLKLQLTKKEG, encoded by the coding sequence ATGGGGGTGTATCAACTGAACAAAGCAAACGCGTCGTTAACCGAACAACAGTTTAGCGATCGGCTGATGGGATGCAAAGAACGAATGTACCGGATTGCATACTCATACGTCAAGAATCAACAGGATGCGCTTGAGATCGTATCAGAGGCATCGTATAAGGCTTTTCTCTCATATAAGAAACTGGAGAGTCTGGACTATGTAGAAACTTGGATTGCGAGGATTGTCATCAACTGTGCGATTGATCACTTAAGGCGGAAGAAGAAATATACGTATATAGAGGACAGCCAACATTCGCTAACATCCGCAGATTCGAATATAAGTTTGGAAGAAAAGATGGATTTGTACGAGGCCCTTGAAGTTTTGAAGCCTGAGGAAAGGTCCTTTATCATTCTAAAATTTTTTGAAGGCCAGCGATTCAAGGATGTTGCTGAGGTGCTTTCACTTTCAGAAAATACTGTAAAAAGCAGGTTTTATCGCATTCTTAATAAGCTCAAATTACAACTAACGAAGAAAGAAGGTTGA
- a CDS encoding elongation factor G, with translation MKRLTIGLFAHVDAGKTTFAEQLLYHTNSIRSRGRVDHQDAFLDSHDIERARGITVFADQAVIEYKGDSYYIIDTPGHVDFSPEMERAIQVIDYAILIVSAVEGVQGHTETVWQLLRKHRIPTFFFINKTDRIGADAGRTESDIRQQLTGEVCCITQSFADGIVGEPLREAMAERDEALLEAFLEGREDSGFWLEALQRMIAAGLLFPCAYGSALQDTGVVEFLDQLHLLTTTTYDEKASFQGRVYKIRHDAGGARLTFIKALGGRLKVREQLSYESGGVQYDEKVTRLYLFNGLKSQPVEQVEAGDLFAVVGLSAAEAGQGLGAISDKLAYDSEPTLQSKVVFDNSIHVQKVLGAFRTLEAEEPSLNVVWDEKLQEISIRVMGLIQLEVLEQLVRERFGFAISFGQPEILYKETIQSAVKGYGHFEPLRHYAEVHLLIEPGERGNGIMFDSRCHADDLNVSYQNLIRNHLYEREHHGLLTGMPVTDVNITLLRGRAHKEHTHGGDFREAAFRALRQGLEKADNVLLEPYYDFKIKVAIDEMGRVLSDIQRASGIFNPPQTTGTQAVVTGRVPVSAFMNYSAEFASFTHGRGSIRCVFSGYDRCHNTEEVIERMGYRKGADPLYTSSSIFCAKGAGYSVPWDEAEAKMHLELEP, from the coding sequence ATGAAGCGACTAACGATTGGCCTGTTCGCCCATGTGGACGCAGGTAAGACAACTTTTGCGGAACAGCTGCTGTACCATACGAACAGTATCCGGTCGCGGGGGCGGGTGGATCATCAAGATGCGTTTCTGGACAGCCACGACATCGAGCGGGCAAGGGGCATTACGGTGTTCGCAGATCAGGCGGTAATAGAATATAAAGGAGATAGCTATTACATAATAGACACGCCCGGACACGTCGATTTCTCCCCGGAGATGGAGCGGGCGATTCAGGTCATTGATTATGCCATCCTGATTGTAAGCGCAGTTGAAGGTGTCCAGGGCCATACGGAGACGGTCTGGCAGCTGCTGCGCAAGCATCGAATTCCGACGTTCTTCTTTATCAACAAGACGGATCGGATCGGCGCGGATGCAGGCAGAACCGAGTCGGATATCCGTCAGCAGTTGACGGGGGAAGTATGCTGCATTACACAGAGCTTCGCTGACGGCATAGTCGGCGAGCCGCTGCGGGAGGCCATGGCGGAGCGGGACGAAGCCTTGCTGGAAGCATTCCTGGAGGGGAGAGAGGATTCCGGCTTTTGGCTGGAGGCTTTGCAGAGGATGATAGCGGCGGGTCTTCTCTTCCCCTGTGCTTATGGCTCTGCGCTTCAGGATACAGGCGTCGTTGAATTTCTGGATCAGCTGCATCTGCTGACGACAACCACTTATGACGAGAAAGCTTCGTTCCAGGGGCGGGTTTATAAAATTCGGCACGATGCAGGCGGAGCGAGACTCACATTCATTAAGGCGCTGGGTGGTCGGCTGAAGGTGAGAGAACAGCTTAGTTATGAGAGCGGCGGGGTTCAATATGACGAAAAAGTTACGCGGCTCTACTTGTTTAACGGTCTTAAATCGCAGCCGGTGGAACAAGTGGAAGCTGGCGATTTGTTTGCGGTTGTCGGCTTGTCCGCCGCCGAGGCCGGACAAGGCCTGGGGGCGATATCAGACAAGTTAGCTTACGATTCGGAGCCGACGTTACAATCGAAGGTAGTATTCGACAACTCGATACATGTACAGAAGGTACTCGGTGCTTTTCGCACGCTGGAGGCGGAGGAGCCGTCTCTGAACGTCGTTTGGGATGAGAAATTGCAGGAGATTTCTATCCGCGTCATGGGATTGATTCAGCTGGAAGTGCTGGAGCAGCTTGTTAGAGAGCGGTTTGGCTTTGCTATCTCTTTTGGACAACCGGAAATCTTGTATAAGGAAACGATTCAATCGGCTGTGAAAGGGTACGGCCACTTCGAACCGCTCAGGCATTATGCGGAAGTGCATCTGCTGATTGAACCGGGAGAAAGGGGCAACGGCATCATGTTCGATAGCAGATGTCATGCCGATGATCTGAATGTCAGCTATCAGAATCTGATTCGGAATCATCTCTACGAACGGGAGCATCACGGACTGCTGACCGGCATGCCAGTCACCGACGTGAACATTACGCTGCTGAGGGGGCGCGCGCATAAAGAACATACCCATGGCGGTGATTTTCGTGAGGCTGCCTTTCGAGCACTACGGCAGGGTCTGGAGAAGGCGGACAACGTGCTGCTGGAGCCCTATTACGATTTCAAAATCAAGGTCGCTATCGATGAAATGGGCAGGGTACTGTCCGATATTCAGCGTGCTTCAGGTATTTTTAATCCGCCGCAGACAACTGGAACGCAAGCGGTGGTCACAGGCAGGGTGCCCGTGTCGGCTTTCATGAACTACAGTGCCGAATTTGCATCCTTTACGCATGGACGAGGCAGTATCCGTTGCGTGTTCAGCGGCTACGACCGCTGCCATAATACGGAGGAAGTCATAGAGCGGATGGGCTACCGCAAAGGGGCGGACCCACTGTATACATCCTCCTCCATCTTTTGCGCCAAGGGGGCGGGTTACTCGGTGCCATGGGATGAGGCAGAAGCCAAGATGCACCTTGAATTAGAACCTTGA
- a CDS encoding DUF2075 domain-containing protein encodes MTNKLIFKKIGFSSHDAQQIEEDLLTNHPIIYILYNQHSLQAYVGETVQFKRRLKKHLGNPQRKGLKQTILIGHKRFHQSATYNIETNLINYLIAENRYRLQNVSQTVKSEVHNYYRKHYYNEGVFTEIWEKLRDEEIVKEPLEKLKNRDTYKLSPFKELSDQQFEIKNQILNFCMKNIQKTESQVLIIEGEAGTGKSVLISSLFNTIQDYANDSDSILYGTNNYLLVNHSEMLKTYHSLAKSLPNIKKNKVMKPTTFINDQKITSANIVLVDEAHLLLTKEDRYNNFKGNNHLEEIIKKSKITIVIFDPKQVLRIKSYWNKKMLKEITEKYHSKTFRLQDQFRMNAKPEFVNWIDSFVSKKLINMPQVSQNTYDLQIFSNALEMKKAIEDKNKKFGLSRIVATFDYEHKKDGQVYYVETDGLKMPWNIPVSGTTWAEKEDTIHEVGSIYTIQGFDLNYVGVILGPSVGYDEHTDQILIDTTKYKDVGAFNSRSDLSAQEIQQAKQDIILNSINVLMKRGIHGLYIYATDPKLRKKLLSLVKR; translated from the coding sequence ATGACTAATAAACTTATTTTTAAAAAAATAGGCTTTTCTTCACATGACGCACAACAAATAGAGGAAGATTTGCTAACCAACCATCCCATTATCTACATTCTTTATAATCAGCACTCGCTCCAGGCTTATGTTGGCGAAACGGTTCAATTTAAACGGCGCTTAAAAAAACATTTGGGTAATCCCCAGCGCAAGGGCCTTAAGCAAACCATACTTATTGGACATAAGCGATTCCACCAGTCTGCGACCTATAATATTGAGACTAATTTAATTAACTATTTGATCGCAGAAAATCGATACAGGCTTCAGAATGTCAGCCAGACGGTAAAAAGTGAGGTACACAATTACTATCGAAAGCATTACTACAATGAAGGTGTTTTCACAGAAATATGGGAAAAACTCAGAGATGAAGAAATTGTAAAAGAACCTCTTGAAAAATTAAAGAATAGAGATACCTATAAGCTCTCACCCTTTAAAGAATTATCCGATCAGCAGTTTGAGATTAAGAATCAAATCCTTAATTTCTGCATGAAAAATATTCAAAAAACGGAGTCGCAAGTATTAATTATTGAAGGTGAAGCAGGAACCGGAAAAAGCGTGCTAATAAGTTCTCTGTTTAATACTATTCAGGACTATGCCAATGACAGTGACTCTATTCTGTACGGTACAAATAATTACTTATTAGTGAACCATAGCGAGATGCTAAAGACTTATCATAGTCTAGCTAAAAGCCTTCCCAATATTAAAAAGAACAAAGTTATGAAGCCCACAACATTCATTAATGATCAAAAAATAACGTCAGCTAATATTGTCTTAGTAGACGAAGCCCATTTGCTTTTAACTAAGGAAGATCGATATAACAACTTCAAAGGGAATAATCATCTCGAGGAAATTATCAAGAAAAGCAAAATAACGATCGTCATTTTTGACCCGAAACAGGTTCTAAGAATCAAAAGCTACTGGAACAAAAAAATGTTAAAAGAAATTACTGAAAAATATCATTCTAAAACCTTTCGTTTACAAGATCAATTCCGAATGAATGCCAAGCCTGAGTTTGTTAACTGGATTGACAGCTTTGTATCAAAGAAGCTGATTAACATGCCACAAGTAAGTCAAAATACATATGACTTGCAGATTTTCAGCAATGCTCTTGAAATGAAGAAAGCGATTGAGGACAAAAACAAAAAGTTTGGCTTGTCCCGAATAGTTGCGACCTTTGATTATGAGCACAAAAAGGACGGACAGGTATACTACGTTGAGACAGACGGATTGAAAATGCCTTGGAATATTCCAGTTAGCGGCACGACCTGGGCGGAGAAAGAGGATACGATTCATGAAGTAGGTTCTATCTATACCATCCAAGGCTTTGATTTAAATTATGTAGGTGTCATACTAGGTCCTTCAGTCGGGTATGATGAACATACGGACCAAATCCTTATTGATACAACTAAATATAAGGATGTCGGCGCCTTTAACTCACGAAGTGATCTCTCTGCGCAGGAAATACAACAAGCTAAACAAGATATCATTTTAAATTCAATTAATGTGTTGATGAAGCGCGGTATCCATGGACTCTATATTTACGCTACAGACCCTAAACTAAGAAAGAAGCTATTGTCTTTGGTTAAAAGGTAA
- a CDS encoding nucleotidyltransferase domain-containing protein: protein MKFTERQLQTYAAPLSESEEERCKNAIRMIRDAMKLIGYSDNNKEIYKYEGETPAYALELNAASNGRKLFLLVQGSYANNTNVRTQSDVDVAVILESTFIPEYRANVSKDKYGFSDGTFTVEGLKDEVERALKLKFNNDGIERNDKSIKVNGNSYRVDSDVVPAYRHRDYRGDYTFDANNYVGGIEIRPDSGGRIINFPEQHIKNGKRKNSETNHKYKKHVRIMKKMKSLMAESGYSITSSISSFGLESLLWNIPNSVYEKYTAHRFVFDEILKYLKNNFENFEGYKEANGVKPLFTSTTQQDDYKAFIRMLSEYYQYDITET, encoded by the coding sequence ATGAAATTTACAGAGAGACAGTTACAAACCTATGCGGCTCCCCTTAGTGAGTCGGAAGAGGAACGCTGTAAAAATGCAATCCGAATGATACGTGATGCAATGAAATTAATCGGTTATTCAGACAATAATAAGGAAATATACAAATATGAAGGTGAAACTCCAGCTTACGCATTAGAATTGAATGCTGCTAGCAATGGGCGTAAATTATTTTTACTTGTTCAGGGTTCTTACGCGAATAATACAAATGTACGCACTCAAAGTGATGTGGATGTAGCTGTAATATTAGAATCAACATTTATTCCTGAATACCGAGCCAATGTCAGCAAAGATAAATATGGTTTTTCAGATGGAACATTTACTGTTGAAGGGTTGAAAGATGAAGTTGAAAGAGCTTTAAAACTTAAGTTTAATAATGACGGTATCGAGCGTAATGATAAATCCATTAAGGTCAATGGAAATAGCTACCGTGTAGATTCAGATGTTGTACCCGCATATCGACACAGAGATTATCGAGGGGACTATACCTTTGATGCAAATAATTATGTTGGTGGGATAGAGATACGACCCGATTCAGGTGGGAGAATAATTAACTTCCCAGAACAACATATTAAAAATGGAAAACGCAAGAATTCTGAAACAAACCACAAATACAAAAAGCATGTACGTATTATGAAGAAGATGAAAAGTTTAATGGCGGAATCAGGATACTCAATTACCTCAAGTATTTCCTCGTTCGGCTTAGAATCTTTACTTTGGAATATTCCAAATTCTGTTTATGAAAAATACACCGCACACCGCTTCGTCTTCGATGAAATATTAAAATATCTAAAAAATAACTTTGAAAACTTTGAAGGTTACAAAGAAGCAAATGGAGTAAAACCTTTATTTACTTCAACTACTCAGCAAGATGACTACAAGGCATTCATAAGAATGCTAAGTGAATATTATCAGTATGATATTACAGAGACTTGA
- the rlmH gene encoding 23S rRNA (pseudouridine(1915)-N(3))-methyltransferase RlmH, which yields MFIQLIGVGKLKEKYLVMGIQEYAKRLGPYIKFQMIEVADEKAPDTLSEAEVRQVKEREGERILAHVKSEAHVIVLAIDGKLWSSEELAEELDKLGTYGTSHVVFVIGGSHGLSDEVLRRAQQKLSFGRMTLPHQLMRLVLVEQIYRAVKINRGEPYHK from the coding sequence TTGTTTATTCAACTTATAGGTGTGGGGAAGTTAAAAGAGAAGTATTTGGTCATGGGCATTCAGGAATATGCTAAACGGCTGGGGCCATACATCAAGTTCCAAATGATCGAAGTAGCCGATGAAAAGGCTCCAGACACACTGAGCGAAGCGGAGGTTCGACAGGTCAAGGAGCGAGAGGGAGAGCGCATCCTTGCTCATGTGAAAAGTGAAGCACATGTCATCGTGCTTGCCATTGACGGCAAACTGTGGAGCTCAGAAGAACTCGCAGAGGAATTGGACAAGCTCGGCACCTACGGTACAAGCCATGTTGTCTTCGTCATTGGCGGTAGTCATGGTCTCTCTGACGAGGTCCTCCGCCGCGCCCAGCAGAAGCTGAGCTTCGGAAGGATGACCCTGCCTCATCAGCTGATGCGATTGGTGCTGGTGGAACAGATTTATCGGGCGGTGAAAATTAATCGAGGGGAACCGTACCATAAGTAG